In Cytobacillus oceanisediminis, the following proteins share a genomic window:
- a CDS encoding bifunctional 2',3'-cyclic-nucleotide 2'-phosphodiesterase/3'-nucleotidase, with the protein MKKGIKKKFSGLLVSTLAVGMLSPLGSGASADSLPKNVLSNEAYVKLKIMETTDVHGSIMNHDYYSDTPVDKGLVKVSTLIKEERAENENNLLFDNGDLLQGNPYTDYIAKVDPLTFADRLSGKDRFKTAVEVSKKGWDSSDVVVIARADDFADALAATPLAYKYDAPILLTKTKELNADTKNEIKRLGAKKVLIVGGTGAVSTAVQQEISKDLKVWVKRISGADRFATAAEIAGELGGSADAAILAYGGDYPDALSIAPYAAKNGIPILLTGKNSLPKATADALANKENTILVGGSGVISTAVEKAVKNPKRYSGKDRFQTAVKVATELDEIKSKVFVSNGYGFADALTGSVLAAKEDAPLLLVKQGSLPAGTDALVDGKSVVLLGGKGVVSEGLIENETHPIYEAMNQLDYDGATLGNHEFNYGLDFLEGSLKGAEFPYVSANVYKDDHDNDPTNDVNYIKPYQIIEKKVKDESGKEQIVKVGVIGFVAPQIMQWDKANLQGKVVTEDVVASAKKWIPEMKKDGAEVVVALSHSGFDGDKTNKENTAFALSEVEGIDAILMGHTHKSFPSNDASFKVDGVDTAKGTINGVAAVQANVDGSNLGVIDLTLAKVDGKWTVKDSQSEVRVTSKDVANDQALVDVLKSSHEETVKYINSPVGETTAPIHSYFARVQDDPSVQIVSNAQKEFVENALKGTEYENLPVLSSAAPFKAGRNGASEYTNIPKGTITIKNVADLYKYPNTVQAVKLNGAEVKEYLEWTAGNFNKIDPSKTEEQNLINSDFAAYNFDTLDGVTYEIDVTQPAKYDSAGKVVNEGSSRIKNLEFNGKPVKEDQEFVIATNNYRAAMSVVNPDGNRIIYQSADENRQVVMNYIIKNKTINPSADQNWKLSPIYGDVNVTFESSPAAKDIAASTENIEYVGEGANGFHKYAVNMSRPFEVQLLGINDLHGQLDTFNAKLGAEGAGGIEYLAAYLKEREATNPNTFMLHAGDVAGASSPVSALLQDEPTIKLLNEIGFDLGTLGNHEFDEGVDEMLRLIDGGSHPKTVDKYGEFEGASFPYVVSNVVDSKTKEPILDPYVINEVNGVKIGFIGVAYSDTPTIVTPSGVAGVEFTDEAEAINKYAKELKDQGVKSIVVVSHNPVKSDTDGKNPTEELVDIANKVDDEVDVMFGGHNHQYANTVVDGKLLVQSFSYGTAFSDVDLTIDPVTQDIIEKKAEIVTTYRDGIEPDAEIKAMLDVYIEDVAPILNEKIGTTTTGISRDENADGESPMGNLIADSMIAATGSDFAFMNPGGIRAEIDAGEITWKEAFTVQPFGNDLVTMDLTGAQIKTLLEQQWGSKQRILKVAGLKFSYDTSKEVGSRIVSAAKADGTPIVDTETYSVTVNNFMADGGDELHVLKEGKNRVVDVVDLEALVNYIKDQGEVNPVTEGRITKLDK; encoded by the coding sequence GTGAAAAAGGGTATTAAAAAGAAGTTTAGCGGATTGCTAGTCTCTACACTTGCTGTTGGTATGCTTTCTCCATTAGGATCCGGCGCTTCAGCTGATTCTTTGCCGAAAAATGTCTTATCCAATGAGGCATATGTAAAACTTAAGATCATGGAAACGACTGATGTCCATGGAAGCATTATGAACCATGACTATTATTCAGATACACCTGTTGATAAGGGACTTGTAAAAGTATCGACTTTAATAAAGGAAGAACGTGCGGAGAACGAAAATAACTTACTGTTCGATAATGGGGACCTTTTACAGGGAAATCCTTATACAGATTACATAGCAAAAGTAGATCCGCTGACATTTGCGGACCGATTATCAGGAAAAGACCGTTTTAAAACAGCTGTAGAAGTTTCGAAAAAGGGCTGGGATTCATCCGATGTGGTTGTGATTGCCAGAGCAGATGACTTTGCTGATGCGCTTGCGGCTACACCTTTGGCGTATAAATATGATGCCCCGATTCTATTAACAAAGACAAAAGAACTAAATGCTGATACAAAAAATGAAATTAAGCGATTAGGAGCTAAGAAAGTCCTGATTGTTGGCGGTACAGGAGCTGTTTCTACAGCAGTACAGCAAGAAATTTCTAAAGATTTGAAAGTTTGGGTTAAAAGGATTTCAGGTGCTGACCGCTTCGCAACAGCTGCTGAGATTGCAGGTGAATTAGGCGGAAGCGCAGATGCAGCTATCCTGGCTTACGGCGGGGACTATCCGGATGCCCTTTCCATTGCTCCATATGCAGCTAAAAATGGCATTCCAATCCTATTAACAGGCAAGAACTCTCTTCCAAAAGCAACTGCTGATGCGCTTGCAAACAAGGAAAATACGATTCTTGTAGGTGGTTCCGGCGTAATTAGTACAGCTGTTGAAAAGGCTGTAAAGAATCCAAAACGCTATTCTGGCAAAGACCGTTTTCAAACAGCTGTAAAAGTAGCGACTGAGCTTGACGAAATCAAGAGCAAAGTATTTGTTTCAAATGGCTATGGTTTTGCTGATGCTTTAACAGGCTCTGTGCTGGCTGCTAAAGAAGATGCTCCATTGCTGCTGGTTAAACAAGGCTCATTGCCGGCGGGAACTGATGCACTTGTAGATGGCAAATCCGTCGTTCTTCTTGGAGGAAAAGGAGTTGTTTCTGAAGGTTTAATCGAAAACGAAACACATCCAATCTATGAAGCAATGAATCAATTGGATTACGATGGTGCAACTTTAGGAAATCATGAATTCAACTATGGCCTTGATTTCTTGGAAGGAAGCTTAAAAGGTGCTGAGTTCCCTTATGTAAGTGCCAATGTATATAAAGATGACCATGATAATGACCCAACTAATGATGTAAACTACATCAAACCTTACCAAATCATCGAAAAGAAAGTAAAGGATGAAAGCGGTAAAGAGCAGATAGTTAAAGTGGGAGTCATTGGCTTTGTTGCCCCTCAAATCATGCAGTGGGACAAGGCCAACCTTCAAGGCAAAGTGGTAACCGAAGATGTTGTAGCTTCTGCCAAGAAGTGGATTCCTGAAATGAAAAAAGACGGTGCTGAGGTGGTGGTTGCATTATCTCACAGCGGATTTGACGGGGATAAAACAAACAAAGAAAATACTGCATTTGCCCTAAGTGAAGTAGAGGGTATTGATGCAATTTTAATGGGCCATACCCATAAATCATTCCCAAGCAATGATGCGTCCTTCAAAGTGGATGGAGTAGATACAGCTAAAGGAACCATTAACGGGGTTGCGGCTGTACAAGCGAATGTTGATGGAAGCAATCTTGGTGTTATTGACCTGACTTTGGCAAAAGTGGATGGAAAATGGACTGTAAAGGATTCCCAATCAGAGGTTCGTGTTACTTCTAAGGATGTGGCTAACGATCAGGCGCTTGTAGATGTACTAAAATCTTCGCATGAAGAAACGGTTAAATACATTAACAGCCCTGTTGGCGAAACAACTGCACCTATCCATAGCTATTTTGCACGTGTACAAGATGACCCATCTGTACAAATTGTAAGCAATGCACAAAAAGAATTTGTAGAAAATGCACTTAAAGGAACAGAATATGAGAACCTTCCTGTGCTATCATCTGCTGCTCCATTTAAAGCAGGCAGAAACGGTGCAAGCGAATATACAAATATTCCTAAAGGTACAATCACCATCAAAAACGTGGCTGACCTTTATAAATATCCTAATACTGTGCAAGCAGTTAAATTGAACGGTGCAGAAGTGAAGGAGTATTTGGAGTGGACAGCTGGTAACTTTAATAAGATTGACCCTTCAAAAACAGAAGAACAAAATCTGATTAACAGTGATTTCGCAGCTTACAACTTTGATACTTTAGATGGCGTAACATATGAAATTGATGTAACTCAGCCGGCTAAATATGATTCAGCTGGAAAAGTTGTGAACGAAGGCTCCAGCCGTATCAAAAATCTAGAATTCAATGGTAAGCCTGTTAAGGAAGATCAGGAATTTGTCATTGCAACAAACAACTACCGTGCAGCAATGTCAGTTGTTAACCCTGATGGCAATCGAATCATCTATCAATCTGCTGACGAAAATCGACAGGTAGTCATGAATTACATCATCAAGAACAAGACAATCAATCCATCTGCTGACCAGAACTGGAAGCTGTCTCCTATATATGGTGATGTAAATGTTACATTCGAATCATCTCCAGCAGCTAAGGATATTGCAGCAAGTACTGAAAATATTGAATATGTTGGCGAAGGAGCAAACGGCTTCCACAAGTATGCAGTTAACATGTCAAGACCGTTTGAGGTTCAATTATTAGGAATCAATGACCTTCACGGCCAGCTTGATACATTTAATGCAAAGCTTGGTGCTGAAGGTGCCGGCGGAATTGAATATTTAGCAGCCTACTTAAAAGAACGTGAAGCAACAAATCCTAATACATTCATGCTTCATGCAGGTGATGTGGCAGGAGCAAGCTCGCCGGTGTCTGCATTGCTGCAGGATGAGCCGACGATTAAGCTATTAAATGAAATTGGCTTTGACCTAGGAACACTTGGAAACCATGAATTTGACGAAGGCGTTGATGAGATGCTTCGCCTGATCGACGGAGGAAGCCATCCAAAGACAGTAGATAAGTACGGTGAATTCGAAGGTGCAAGCTTTCCATACGTAGTTTCTAACGTAGTTGATTCAAAAACAAAAGAACCTATTTTGGATCCGTATGTAATCAATGAAGTAAATGGAGTTAAGATCGGATTTATTGGAGTGGCATACTCTGACACACCTACTATCGTTACTCCTAGCGGTGTAGCTGGAGTTGAATTCACGGATGAAGCTGAAGCAATCAACAAGTATGCTAAAGAATTGAAAGACCAAGGGGTAAAATCAATTGTTGTAGTATCCCATAATCCTGTTAAATCTGACACTGACGGCAAAAACCCTACAGAAGAGCTTGTGGATATTGCTAATAAAGTTGATGATGAAGTCGATGTCATGTTTGGCGGACATAATCACCAATATGCGAACACAGTAGTTGATGGCAAGCTTCTGGTGCAATCTTTCTCATACGGAACAGCTTTTTCTGATGTTGATCTTACGATTGACCCTGTAACACAGGACATTATTGAGAAAAAAGCGGAAATCGTAACGACTTACCGCGATGGCATTGAGCCAGATGCAGAAATTAAAGCGATGCTTGATGTATACATTGAAGACGTTGCTCCGATCCTAAACGAAAAAATTGGTACAACAACAACCGGTATTAGCAGAGATGAAAATGCTGACGGCGAGTCTCCAATGGGTAACCTGATTGCTGACTCTATGATTGCTGCAACAGGTTCTGACTTTGCATTCATGAACCCAGGCGGTATCCGTGCAGAAATTGATGCAGGGGAAATCACTTGGAAGGAAGCATTCACTGTACAGCCATTCGGCAATGACCTTGTGACAATGGATCTGACAGGTGCACAAATTAAAACGCTATTAGAACAGCAATGGGGTTCTAAGCAAAGAATTCTTAAAGTTGCCGGCTTGAAATTCTCTTATGATACTTCTAAAGAAGTAGGCAGCCGCATTGTTTCTGCAGCAAAAGCGGATGGAACTCCGATTGTAGATACAGAAACATATTCAGTAACGGTTAACAACTTCATGGCTGATGGCGGAGATGAGCTGCACGTTCTGAAAGAAGGCAAAAACCGCGTAGTCGATGTAGTAGATTTAGAGGCATTAGTTAACTATATTAAAGATCAAGGCGAAGTGAACCCTGTTACAGAAGGTCGTATTACAAAATTAGATAAGTAA
- a CDS encoding cell wall-binding repeat-containing protein, translating to MKRSLIVFLSLAVLFFFTQEVTHAESTRLSGKDRYETAVNISKKGWTTADTVMLAIGDNFPDALAGGPLAYKLNAPILLTKKNTLGEVTRKQISSLKAKKAVILGGKGIITENVEAELRSLGLSIERIGGKDRYITAALIADKLGNSNKAIIAYGRNFPDALSIAPYAARMGYPILLSETKSLPEVTKEKLKGKSETIFVGGKGILADSLLTQAPNAKRVSGKDRYQTAVAIINQFQSKAPAAYVATGTSFADALTGSVLAAKNNGAMLLVQTTKLPDAIKSHLNSNVYSSLTALGGNGAVSNNVLTQMNGLQANNTFEKSAKIDVNKTYSAKLADYGDEDYYQFTITEPGNITLQLKQTSGASWYATILTANGDSLEDFSTNYNSGASGVTNNSVGLPKGTYYINIENYSDGYKVPYSFTVKYTKSNNYEKEINNTIAAANQINVNADYKGALQDSGDLDYYKFTLAAPGQVELKMDQKPGVAWEGTLLNEKGETFTYFSTEYGTYANGATSYRTGLPAGTYYFLIDNYSDAQDEEYKFKVQYIQGNYFEKEFNNTIETANILELNKSYKGLLSKSETVDFYKFTLDSAGKINVNVKNTPGKSWEVQVMNRNGEQYAYFNTKYDDYASGYSNVPIGLPAGDYYLVVENYSDSKDAEYEFIVNFSKVSNYEKEFNDSVQSANPISIGAQISGSIQGGNDDDFYSFQLDKSGAISLTAKTKEGSSWYYEIVDGSGRTLQYMYTPYDNVTEEEVTKTVSLPAGKYYIKVDNYYNSSFQEYSFSVKK from the coding sequence ATGAAAAGATCTTTAATTGTTTTCCTGAGTCTGGCAGTGCTCTTTTTCTTTACTCAGGAAGTAACCCATGCAGAAAGTACCAGATTATCCGGAAAGGACCGTTATGAGACAGCAGTTAACATTTCCAAAAAAGGCTGGACAACAGCAGACACGGTTATGCTGGCAATTGGGGATAATTTTCCTGACGCTTTAGCCGGCGGTCCGTTAGCTTACAAACTAAATGCACCAATCCTGCTGACTAAAAAAAATACCCTTGGGGAAGTAACCAGAAAACAGATTTCAAGTTTAAAAGCAAAAAAAGCAGTAATCCTGGGCGGCAAAGGAATTATTACGGAAAATGTCGAAGCGGAATTGCGCTCTTTGGGACTTTCCATTGAACGTATAGGCGGAAAAGACAGATACATAACAGCCGCATTAATTGCGGACAAGCTTGGAAACAGCAATAAAGCCATTATTGCATATGGAAGAAACTTCCCGGATGCTTTGTCCATTGCACCATATGCAGCCAGAATGGGATACCCAATTCTGTTGAGTGAAACGAAATCATTGCCGGAAGTAACAAAGGAAAAGCTTAAAGGCAAGTCAGAAACAATTTTTGTTGGAGGAAAGGGGATCTTAGCTGATAGCCTGCTGACTCAAGCACCCAATGCCAAACGCGTTTCAGGGAAAGACCGCTATCAGACAGCTGTTGCAATTATTAACCAGTTCCAGTCCAAAGCTCCAGCAGCGTATGTTGCCACTGGTACCAGCTTTGCGGATGCATTAACAGGATCTGTTTTAGCAGCAAAGAATAATGGAGCGATGCTTTTGGTTCAGACAACAAAGCTTCCAGACGCTATTAAGAGCCATCTAAACTCGAATGTTTACTCAAGTTTGACTGCATTAGGCGGCAATGGAGCTGTTTCTAATAATGTATTAACTCAAATGAATGGTTTACAGGCGAATAATACCTTTGAGAAGTCAGCAAAAATTGATGTAAACAAAACTTATAGTGCCAAGCTGGCAGATTACGGGGATGAAGATTATTATCAGTTTACCATCACTGAACCTGGAAATATCACCCTCCAGCTTAAACAAACAAGTGGTGCAAGCTGGTATGCCACTATATTAACTGCTAATGGGGATTCACTTGAGGATTTCTCCACTAACTATAACTCCGGGGCTTCAGGAGTAACGAATAATTCGGTGGGGCTTCCGAAGGGGACATACTATATTAATATTGAAAATTATTCAGATGGATATAAAGTTCCATATTCATTTACAGTTAAATATACAAAAAGCAACAATTATGAAAAAGAGATTAACAACACTATTGCAGCAGCAAATCAAATAAATGTTAATGCAGACTACAAAGGGGCTTTACAAGACAGCGGGGACCTGGATTATTACAAATTCACTTTGGCAGCACCAGGGCAAGTGGAATTGAAAATGGACCAGAAGCCTGGGGTTGCGTGGGAAGGCACATTGCTGAATGAGAAAGGTGAAACATTTACATACTTCTCTACTGAGTATGGAACGTATGCAAATGGAGCTACCAGCTATCGGACTGGTTTGCCAGCCGGAACCTATTACTTCCTGATTGATAATTATAGTGATGCACAGGACGAAGAGTACAAGTTTAAAGTACAGTATATTCAGGGCAATTACTTTGAAAAGGAATTCAATAACACCATCGAAACTGCAAATATTCTAGAACTAAATAAAAGCTATAAAGGCTTATTAAGTAAATCCGAAACAGTAGATTTTTATAAATTCACTTTAGATTCTGCAGGCAAAATTAATGTAAACGTGAAAAATACCCCGGGTAAAAGCTGGGAAGTGCAGGTTATGAACCGTAATGGTGAGCAATATGCATACTTCAACACAAAATACGATGATTATGCAAGCGGCTACTCGAATGTTCCTATCGGTTTGCCGGCCGGGGATTATTACCTTGTCGTTGAAAATTACTCAGATAGTAAAGATGCTGAGTATGAATTTATAGTGAACTTCAGCAAAGTAAGCAATTATGAGAAAGAGTTCAATGATAGTGTTCAATCCGCCAATCCAATCAGCATTGGTGCACAAATATCAGGCTCCATACAAGGCGGAAATGACGATGACTTCTACTCTTTCCAATTGGATAAATCAGGGGCGATTTCTTTAACAGCAAAAACGAAAGAAGGCAGTAGCTGGTATTATGAAATCGTGGATGGATCCGGCAGAACGCTGCAGTATATGTATACACCTTATGATAATGTCACAGAAGAAGAAGTAACAAAAACGGTATCATTACCGGCAGGAAAATATTATATAAAAGTAGATAACTATTATAATTCTTCCTTCCAGGAGTACTCATTCTCTGTTAAGAAATAG
- a CDS encoding acyltransferase, whose protein sequence is MSNTRGHISEIHILRAIGCLFVVAVHVSGSFYYEHGETYNEFTLFINQISRFGTPMFALISGFLLFYQARFKGFDLYRFATSRFTKIGLPFLFWSVFYLLFTYLVLGVNPLESGEKQFLVNFIFGNAYYHLYFMSIVFQFYLLFPLLQAVKSKMIWPVLLIGAVCINYYFVKSFNPGEFEGILGSILSQRAFLPSWIFYFIFGGFLAYFWEPLRAFSKKYKVLLGIAVLIVTAAAVWEYKTMGSTPSNRVTNLVNIPIITLFVIGIGEQIQKISWLNSIITKIGTLSMAIYLVHPFVLYSFIQVAPDFVWKTALFPFVYALILLGSIAMVKAIQLIPLNQYILTVPGTKKQKRNTTVKTAALRVKSNLQ, encoded by the coding sequence ATGAGTAATACTCGCGGACATATTTCTGAAATTCATATATTGAGGGCAATAGGCTGCCTATTTGTCGTTGCTGTTCATGTTTCTGGTTCTTTCTATTATGAGCACGGCGAAACATATAACGAGTTTACATTATTTATCAATCAAATCAGCCGCTTCGGAACACCAATGTTTGCACTTATTAGCGGTTTTCTCTTATTTTATCAGGCAAGATTTAAGGGCTTTGATCTTTATAGATTTGCTACTAGCCGATTTACAAAGATTGGCTTGCCATTTCTCTTTTGGAGTGTTTTCTATTTACTGTTTACGTATTTAGTGCTTGGCGTAAATCCATTAGAATCCGGAGAAAAGCAATTCCTGGTGAACTTCATATTTGGCAATGCTTATTATCATTTATATTTTATGTCCATTGTCTTTCAGTTTTACTTGCTATTTCCGCTGCTGCAGGCAGTTAAGTCAAAAATGATTTGGCCAGTGCTGCTTATCGGAGCAGTATGTATAAACTATTACTTTGTAAAGTCATTCAATCCTGGAGAATTCGAAGGAATCCTAGGGAGTATCCTAAGTCAGCGGGCATTTTTGCCAAGCTGGATTTTCTATTTTATTTTTGGCGGGTTCCTCGCTTATTTCTGGGAACCATTACGTGCATTTTCAAAGAAATATAAAGTTTTATTGGGGATTGCGGTTCTAATTGTCACAGCTGCCGCTGTATGGGAATACAAAACAATGGGGTCCACACCGTCTAATAGAGTGACGAATTTGGTCAACATTCCAATCATTACTCTTTTTGTGATTGGGATCGGAGAACAAATCCAAAAAATCAGCTGGCTGAACAGCATTATTACCAAGATTGGAACATTATCTATGGCCATCTACCTGGTACATCCTTTTGTTCTATACAGCTTTATCCAGGTTGCACCGGATTTTGTCTGGAAAACAGCACTCTTCCCTTTTGTTTATGCCTTAATTTTATTAGGTTCAATAGCAATGGTAAAAGCGATACAATTAATACCGCTTAATCAATATATATTAACAGTGCCGGGCACTAAGAAGCAGAAGAGAAATACCACTGTCAAAACAGCCGCTCTGCGGGTAAAATCAAATTTACAATAA
- a CDS encoding helix-turn-helix domain-containing protein: MNLSEYLIGDSLQSFRQYKGLSVKELAEGICSEEELVSFEKEKAYPSLETLNQLANKMNIDLTYFFNIASKSTINYSTAVMQIINKHKRNWNYQAIYEIVQKELENPIFQPVMLKQFLVWHQGICVFYLENDFDKAIELLHGALDLTNEKRVNLSEREVEILTSIAILYKDMNLYTEAISMFKKGLNDLEKLPHILESRGKVRILFGLSQALTEIGEFQESLVYCQKGIEICIHEEIQYLFANLHYQSGENYIKFGNKEKGIEFLQKAIYILQLQRNDKFIQIIESEMEKLLNKC; the protein is encoded by the coding sequence ATGAATTTAAGTGAGTATTTAATTGGCGACAGCTTACAATCTTTTCGTCAGTATAAAGGATTAAGTGTTAAGGAACTGGCAGAAGGCATATGCTCTGAAGAGGAGCTAGTTTCCTTTGAAAAAGAGAAAGCGTATCCAAGTCTGGAGACGCTGAATCAATTAGCAAATAAAATGAATATTGATCTTACGTACTTCTTTAATATCGCCTCGAAGTCTACCATAAATTATTCTACAGCTGTTATGCAGATTATTAATAAGCACAAGCGGAATTGGAATTATCAGGCGATTTACGAAATTGTCCAAAAGGAATTGGAGAATCCGATTTTCCAGCCTGTCATGCTGAAGCAATTTTTAGTATGGCATCAGGGCATCTGTGTGTTTTATCTTGAGAATGATTTTGATAAAGCGATAGAGCTGCTGCACGGCGCCTTAGACCTTACAAATGAAAAAAGGGTAAACTTATCGGAAAGAGAAGTCGAAATATTAACAAGTATCGCTATTTTATATAAAGATATGAACCTTTATACGGAAGCTATTTCCATGTTCAAAAAAGGGCTTAATGATTTGGAGAAACTTCCGCATATCCTTGAGAGCAGAGGGAAAGTCAGGATTTTGTTTGGTTTATCCCAAGCCTTAACAGAGATCGGGGAATTCCAGGAATCCCTGGTATATTGCCAAAAGGGAATTGAGATTTGTATACATGAAGAAATACAATATTTGTTTGCTAATTTGCACTATCAAAGTGGAGAAAATTATATAAAATTTGGCAATAAAGAAAAGGGTATAGAGTTCCTTCAGAAAGCCATTTATATCTTGCAACTGCAAAGAAATGATAAATTCATCCAAATTATTGAATCCGAAATGGAAAAATTACTCAATAAATGTTAA
- a CDS encoding helix-turn-helix domain-containing protein, translating to MDFSVIGKKIKELRKSAGFSQKDLAKDICTQAQISKIENGDVLPLASTLYFISQRLGVDINYFFEHGTTPRLDYVQEVKNQLKMARRKLDYPLIKEIVEIEEKNPLFTSNKKNFQILLWHKGIYKYHVDHQIEEALLFIDRAVDLTFEKVWSEREIEILNSKGILLYEVGRYTDALDIYLRAMSHLGEIVYLNDETIRSRILYNAAKTYTDLEDYDHSTKLCHKAIEICLEKDQLFLLGHLHYHIGYNYELREQFVLAKKYMEQALDIFRLQRDERYNDFISGKVAIFDRNIQ from the coding sequence TTGGATTTTTCTGTAATCGGAAAAAAAATCAAAGAGTTAAGAAAATCAGCAGGTTTTTCCCAAAAAGATCTGGCAAAAGATATATGTACCCAAGCGCAAATAAGTAAAATCGAAAATGGGGATGTCCTTCCTTTAGCATCCACTTTATATTTTATATCACAAAGGCTGGGGGTTGATATCAATTACTTCTTTGAACACGGAACAACCCCAAGGCTTGATTATGTTCAGGAAGTTAAAAACCAGCTGAAAATGGCCAGGCGTAAACTTGATTATCCCCTTATAAAAGAGATTGTGGAAATTGAAGAAAAAAATCCGCTTTTTACATCCAACAAGAAAAATTTTCAAATTCTCCTCTGGCATAAAGGGATTTACAAATATCATGTCGATCATCAGATAGAGGAAGCACTTTTATTTATCGATAGAGCCGTAGATTTGACATTTGAGAAAGTGTGGAGTGAAAGAGAAATCGAGATTCTGAATAGCAAAGGAATCTTACTATATGAGGTAGGGAGATACACGGATGCCCTTGATATATATCTTCGTGCCATGAGCCATTTAGGGGAGATCGTTTATTTAAATGATGAAACAATACGCAGCAGAATCCTTTATAATGCGGCAAAAACCTATACAGACCTAGAGGACTATGACCATTCTACTAAACTCTGCCATAAGGCTATTGAAATCTGCTTAGAAAAAGATCAGTTATTTCTATTGGGACATCTTCATTATCATATTGGATATAATTATGAACTCAGAGAACAGTTTGTTTTGGCGAAAAAGTACATGGAACAGGCTCTTGATATTTTCCGTCTTCAAAGAGATGAAAGATATAATGACTTTATAAGTGGAAAAGTGGCAATTTTCGACAGAAATATCCAATAG
- a CDS encoding LysM peptidoglycan-binding domain-containing protein: protein MKKQMVSIAAAAMLSSAFASQASADTYIVKKGDTLYHLAIKYKTTVTDIKKANNLNSDFLSINQPLQIPGTAEKPESNQPSGGTAAPAPTNTAKTYTVKSGDTLSKIALNHNISLKDLMSWNGLSTHLIYPGQVFKVSKSVGNTSGDTQGQTGSTPAPSAPSNGGSSEVYVVKKGDTLGGIAAKYKTTVQQIKTWNKLSSDLILIGQKLNLSASQDSSESVSNGKPNNNEQTDNGAASSVLAEAQKHIGVPYQWGGQTPSGFDCSGFIYYVLKQTGSKMGRYSSEGYYSRSFYVNTPQPGDLVFFENTYKKGISHLGFYVGNNKFIHAGSSGVEVSSLDNSYWKSHFDGFKRFY, encoded by the coding sequence GTGAAAAAACAGATGGTTTCAATTGCTGCTGCAGCAATGCTTTCTTCAGCCTTTGCCTCTCAGGCTTCCGCTGATACATACATAGTTAAAAAAGGGGATACCCTGTATCATCTGGCTATTAAATACAAAACTACTGTAACAGATATTAAAAAAGCCAATAATTTAAATTCCGATTTTCTATCAATCAATCAACCTCTTCAAATACCAGGTACAGCAGAAAAACCTGAATCCAATCAGCCATCAGGCGGCACTGCAGCGCCTGCACCAACTAATACTGCCAAAACTTACACAGTTAAAAGCGGGGATACTCTATCTAAAATTGCATTAAATCATAATATTAGTTTAAAAGATTTAATGAGCTGGAATGGGCTTAGCACACATTTAATATACCCTGGACAGGTCTTTAAGGTTTCAAAATCTGTTGGAAACACTTCGGGAGATACTCAAGGGCAGACAGGTTCCACCCCAGCACCGTCAGCACCTTCCAATGGCGGCAGTTCAGAGGTATATGTAGTTAAAAAAGGGGATACTCTAGGCGGCATTGCTGCTAAGTATAAGACTACTGTTCAACAGATTAAAACATGGAATAAACTGAGTTCTGATTTAATCTTGATTGGACAAAAGCTAAATTTAAGTGCAAGCCAGGATTCAAGTGAATCTGTCTCTAACGGGAAGCCAAACAATAATGAGCAGACAGACAATGGGGCAGCGTCATCGGTTCTTGCTGAAGCACAGAAACATATAGGTGTTCCATATCAATGGGGTGGCCAAACTCCTTCAGGCTTTGACTGCAGCGGGTTCATCTATTATGTTCTAAAGCAGACAGGCTCAAAAATGGGACGCTACTCTTCAGAAGGGTACTACAGCCGTTCTTTTTATGTGAACACACCTCAGCCTGGCGATTTAGTATTTTTTGAGAATACATATAAGAAAGGCATTTCTCACTTAGGTTTCTATGTAGGAAATAATAAATTTATCCACGCCGGCTCCTCGGGCGTTGAAGTTTCCAGTCTGGATAATTCATATTGGAAGAGCCATTTTGATGGATTTAAACGATTTTACTAG